In the Panthera uncia isolate 11264 chromosome D2, Puncia_PCG_1.0, whole genome shotgun sequence genome, one interval contains:
- the DKK1 gene encoding dickkopf-related protein 1, with product MPALGAAGATRVLVALAAAALCGHLQLGVSATLNSVLVNSNAIKNLPPALGGAAGHPGSAVSAAPGIPYEGGNKYQTVDNYQTPGCDVLLSSPAPVGICMPSDHSPFHRGEIEETIIESIGNDHSTLDGYSRRTTLPSKLYHTKGQEGSVCLRSSDCATGLCCARHFWSKICKPVLKEGQVCTKHRRKGSHGLEIFQRCYCGDGLSCRMQKDHHQASNSSRLHTCQRH from the exons ATGCCGGCCCTGGGCGCAGCGGGAGCCACGCGGGTCTTGGTCGCCCTGGCAGCGGCGGCCCTTTGCGGTCACCTCCAGCTGGGAGTGAGCGCCACCTTGAACTCGGTCCTCGTCAACTCCAACGCCATCAAGAACCTGCCCCCGGCGCTGGGCGGCGCTGCCGGGCACCCGGGCTCGGCGGTCAGCGCGGCCCCGGGGATCCCGTACGAGGGCGGGAACAAGTACCAGACAGTTGACAACTACCAG ACTCCCGGCTGTGATGTGTTACTGTCGTCTCCTGCTCCCGTAGGGATATGTATGCCTTCTGATCACAGTCCTTTCCACCGAGGAGAAATCGAGGAAACCATTATCGAAAGCATTGGTAACGATCACAGCACCCTGGATGGGTATTCCCGAAGAACTACACTGCCCTCGAAACTGTACCATACCAAAG GACAAGAAGGTTCCGTCTGTCTCCGATCGTCAGACTGTGCCACGGGGCTGTGTTGTGCCCGACACTTCTGGTCCAAGATCTGTAAACCTGTCCTCAAAGAGGGTCAAGTGTGTACAAAGCACAGGAGAAAGGGCTCCCACGGGCTGGAGATATTCCAGCGATGTTACTGCGGAGATGGCCTGTCTTGCCGGATGCAGAAAGATCACCATCAAGCCAGTAACTCTTCAagacttcacacctgtcagagacACTGA